In Leptolyngbya sp. NIES-2104, the genomic window GTTGGCTAACAGTTCTTTTGCGAGTAGATAACCTGCGATCGTCCAAGTTTGATATCTCCGTGCTTCTTTGCCGATCAATCGACCATCGGGACCGTCATAGTATTCGGGGAAGTGATCTTCGAGTAATCGACGTTCTGCAATGGCGATCGCATGATGCGCGAGTTCTCCGCGATTCATCTTTTTCGCCGCTGCGGTGAGCATCCAAAGTAAAACGGGCCAACTCCCGCCATTGTGATACGACCAAGGACGATTCTTTGGATCGGCTCCGGTGACAATGCGCCATTCGACATCTTCAAGGGCAGGATAACAGAGCTTCATCGGCATCTGTCCGACTAAATCAGTCCAGCGCAGTTCGATCAGGTTCAGAATCTTGTGAGATTGTCTTTCAGTGGCGAGTGCAGACACGATCGACATCAGATTTCCAATCGAAAAGAAGCGCACATCCAACTGTGAGGGTCCTAAGTTCCCTGCCATGTATCCGCCTGCTTCTGGCAACCAATTTGCCAGCTTGTAGAACGGGATTGAATCAGAATAGATGTTGAACTGGTTGAGCGCCTCTTCGCCGTATTCTTCGACTCGATAGCGGTAAATCACATTCAACCGCTCTGGATCGAGCCAATAATGCTCTCTCAGTTGCCGTCTGAGCGGAATTAAACGGCTGTGAATCCCCTGAATCATTTTCTGGTTTTCATCGCTCTCGACGAGCAATTCTAGGCTGGCTCTGAGGGCAGCATAGAACAGAGCTTGAATGTCGAGCGGATGACCATAGGTTCCCATACGTCGATCGATCATGCTGGCACCATCGGGAACCAACACCATCGGATACATGTCAAACCGTGTCACCAAGCAGAGTTCTAAGATAAAGCGAATGCCTTCTTGCACCTCTAATTGAGAAGCAAAACTAATGTCTCCGGTGGCAATCACATAAGCTCTGAGCAAAATGATCCACCACAATCCGGAATCAGCGGGGGCAACTCTCCCGATCGCATGATCACCAAAGTCGGCTTTGAGATACTCTCCGCCTTCGTAAGCAATAATTTTGAAACTAGCAGGCATCAAGCCGCGACTGGGTTTAGAAGAGTCGAACTGAGTCGTTTTCGGCTGGAGTCTTAACGTTTCTTCGAGAAAGTTGCGAACCATCTCAAATCTGCCCCGCATTAAAAACAGCAGCGCGGATGAAATAAAGTCTCGGACAAAACATTGGTCGTAGTTCAGGGCGGCGATTTCAGTGTCACAGGCAGCGATCGTGCCAATCTCTCGACCCTGATAATACACAACCGATTTTTCTAACAATTCCCAGGCTCTCTCTTCGATGCTCAAGGTCTAAATCCTCGAAATCAACAAAGGTCTATCCTAGAGCATATCTTTTGGAGTGCGATGCGACTTTACGATCGATTCATCTGAGTCAATTGGCGTTATTGGTTCAATGTTCTGAGTTTCTCCTGTTCATATTGCTCAAGCAGCAGTGCAAACAGTTCTTGGTTCTGGTAAAGGCTCTCCAGTTTGCTCGTAGGCGGCAACCAGCGATTCAAGTGCCTCAATTCCATTGGTAAAGGCTTCTTGATAGGTTTCTCCATGTGTTTGCCAGTGCTGACCTGGAAAATCAGGAAATCCGACTAGAAAACATTCATCTTCGTCTGACCACTGAATCAGCATCTGATATCTAAGAGGACGTTTGAAAAGTATTTAAGAACACTTCGCTACGGTTCGATCCCGCCCGGAGCTAAACCTCTGGGCTAATGGGCGCAACCCTGCTAAAGCAGGCTAAATTGCAATTTCTGCGGCGCTTAGTCCCGTTGAGGGGGCTTTCCTCTGTTAGCCCGGAGGTTCAGCTTCGGGCGGGTGAATGCAATCAACGGCTACTTTTAAAACACCCTCTAAGGTTCATTGTTCTAGCGCTTCTCGACTCGGCAACGACCCTCGATCGAACATTTCTCGCGTTCTGCCACGATCGAGGCTAAATCCGGTCTTCCCGTCAATGCCAAGCGCCAATCTGCCCAAATCTCGTACAACTTGTCAGCAAGCCAGCCAAACACCGGAATTTTGGTAATTGCATAGACCCAGCCCATGCCGAGCACTTCGTAAACGCGCCGAAACACCTCGACATTCTTAATTGTGCTGCCATCGGGTAGTACGGCGTGAATCCGACCCATAGCGGTTTCGTAATCAATCCCACCGTTCTCTTCAGGGGAATAGTTCGCGTCGGCAATGTCTACAAATGCGACTAAACCCCGATCGTTGTCTCGCCGTTTCAAAAAGTTGACTTCTCGCATACAGAGCGGACATTCACGATCATAGAGCAGCTTGATTTTCCAAGTGGGATTTGTCATCGGATCTGAACCTTTTTCTTTAATTTTACAGTTCTTAATGCCTCTGGTGGATTGTATACGAAGAACTTTGGCTCTAAGCTATCCCTGATTGAATTGTGGGGCGGTTATGACTCATTCTCGGATTCCTAAGTTGGCGGTGTTCGCGTTGATTGCGATCGCGCTTCTTTGGGGCTACAGTTGGACGCAGATGAAGATTGGTGTACAGTACTCTTCGCCGTTTGTGTTTGCCGCCTTGCGGAATCTGGGGAGCGGGTTGATTTTGCTGAGTGCGATTCTCGTTCGAGGACAGTCCCCGAAACCGCAGCAAGTTCCGCATACTTTCTTGTTGGGACTGTTGCAAACTGCTGGATTTAGTGGATTTGCAGCTTGGGCGTTGGTGAGTGGAGGAGCCGGAAAAACAGCGATTCTGGTGTATACGATGCCGTTTTGGACGCTGTTGTTGGCGTGGTACTTTCTGGGGGAGCGGATTAAGGGCTTGCAGTGGATCGCGATCGGGATTGCGTTTTCCGGATTGTTGCTGATTCTTGATCCATTTCGATTGCAGGGCACTTTGTTCAGCGGAATTTTGGCAGTGTTAGCGGGGTTGAGTTGGGCAGGTGGAGCCATTACTGCGAAAAAAATGGATATGGCAAACGTGAATTTGCTGTCGTTGACTGCTTGGCAAGTGTTGTTCGGGGCAGTACCGCTGATCGCGATCGCGCTGTTTGTTCCGGCTCCTCCGATTCAGTGGAACTCTGCCTTTATCAGTGCACTGGCTTACAATGTGCTGCCGGGAAATGCGATTCCGATGTTTTTATGGATGTATGTGCTGAGTCAGCTTCCAGCAGGCTTATCAGGTTTGGGGATGTTGATGACTCCGGTGATGGGGGTGACGTTTGCAGCGTTGCAGCTTGGAGAATATCCGCAACCGCATGAATTGGTCGGGATGGGCTGTGTGTTGGGGGCATTGGTACTGACAACGATCGCGAATCGAAAATAGTTCATCGCCAGTTCGATCGATTCCAGTCATACATTCCTTGAATCTCATATTCCTGACCGTTCTCAAACCGAATGGTACAGCGTGTCTCTTGTGAGTTATCTGCTTCGATCAAGCGAATCACAGTGCAGGAGTACCATTCTTCGTCGCCATCTTGCACCCATTCCCAAAGCGTATTTGAGACTTCAATGCGATCGCCAATGTTCAATCTCGTTTCTCGATCGCGATATGCCGCTAAATCTTCAGGCAGAATCGAATTGAGCCACGATAAACCAAACTGGTCTCTAATGAATTGCATTGCTCCAGAATCGCGATTTTGCAGCCAATCATTTAACAGTGAGGTCTTCCAGTCCGGTTCAGACTGAGCAAACATCAATAAAGCCTGCCGTTGTTCCTCGGTTAATTGTGCGAGTGGATTGGTGCGGGTTTCTTGATGCAAAGTCGATCGCAGAATGTCTTTTTGCTCTGGATCAAGCGGATGTCCCAGACGTTCACATTGCTCGAAGGCTTTTTGCAGTAGCCGATCAAGTTCGGAGTCGCTCATGGTTCGATCTGTAAGGCGAGTTGATACAGGTGACGACGCGGTAAAGCGGTTTGTTGAGAAAGCTGGCGGCTGGCTTGCGATCGAGAAACTCCCTGCTGCATGAGCGCGAGTAATTCAGCTTTGAGAACCTCCTCAGTTAAAACAATCTCTGTCGGTTCTGCACCAGACACAATCAGCGTAAATTCACCTTTTGGCTCATGAGTTGTGTAATGGGCGATCGCAGCTTCGACGGTTCCGCGCCAAAATTCTTCGTGCAGTTTAGTGAGTTCTCGCGCTAAAACAATTTGTCGATCGCTGCCTAAAACAGTGGCAATGTCTTGGAGTGTTTTCTGCACTCGATGCGGAGCTTCGTAGAAAATCAGAGTGCGATCGTCGGTAATTAATGTTTCCAAGTGTTCGCGCCGTTCGGTTTCTTTTGCAGGTAGAAAGCCTTCAAAGACAAATCGATCACTCTTGAGTCCCGAAGCACTTAAAGCAGTCATCGCGGCGGTTGCTCCCGGAATTGGAACAACTGGAATTCCATTTTCTGCACAAGCTTTTACCAGTTCGTACCCAGGATCAGAAATTCCGGGCATTCCTGCATCGGTCACAAGTGCGATCGAGGTGCCTTGCTGTAAGCGAGCGATCAGTTCTGCGGTTCTTGTATGTCGATTGTGATCGTGATAGCTAATCTGTGGCGTTTTAATTTGGAAGTGCTGTAAGAGTTTTCCAGTGTGGCGCGTGTCTTCGGCGGCAATCAAATCTACAGTTTGCAGAGTCCGGACTGCCCGAAATGTCATGTCTTCTAAATTGCCGAGGGGTGTGCCCACAATATATAGAGTTGCTGTCATGTCAAAATTATGTCAAAACGTGGCTTATTTGTGGGATTGGTGACGCTAGATTTAATCTATCTTGCGGATGCACCTCCGATCGCGAATCAAAAAATCGTGGCAAAAGAGACGACGATCGCGGCTGGAGGTCCTGCGACAAATGCCGCGATCGCATTTCAACATTTAGGCACTTCTGCAACATTAGCGGGCGCGATCGGCTCACATCCTATTTGTCATTTAATTAAAAGTGACTTGGAAACTTGTGGTGTTCAGATCATTGATCTTGATCCAACTAAAACAGAATCGCCGCCTGTTTCCTCGATCGTCGTGACTCAATCAACAGGCGATCGAGCAGTCGTGTCAATTAATGCCGTGAAATCTCAAGTGATGATTGATTGTGAAAATCTTCTCGATGACATTGATATTGTCTTGATCGATGGACATCAGATGCAGCTTGGAGCCGCGATCGCAAAACAAGCCCGTGAGAAAAACATTCCGGTTGTGATTGACGGTGGAAGCTGGAAACCTGGATTTGAAACCGTCTTACCTTATGTAGACTATGCGATTTGCTCTGCCAACTTCAAACCACCCACCGACCAAACCGTCTTTGATTATCTACAAAGCTTTGGAATTCCAAACATTGCGATCACACAGGGAAAGAATGCGATCGAACTCCAAACCCTTGAAATTGATGTTCCCAAAGTTCCAGTGATTGACACACTCGGTGCAGGCGACATCTTTCATGGTGCATTTTGCCACTATATATTAGAGCACTCTTTTACAGACACACTTTCAAAGGCTGCCAATGTTGCTTCACATTCCTGTCAGTTCTTCGGCACCCGCGAATGGATGAAACGACACCTATAATAATGAGGCTGTTTGGATGATTACGATGAACTTTGAAGGTATTTGTGCGATCGCACGTCGAGTCGGTTGGGGAGCCGCAAACATTCTGGTCGAACAATCCCGCAACTTTGAAGTCGAGAAATCTGGTGATAGTCCGGTCACTTCAGCGGACATTGCGGCAAACTCGTACATTCTCGAAAAGCTGCAATCGGTGTTCGATCCACAAACCTTTGGTTATCTCAGCGAAGAAACTTATCAATCTGAACCTGCTGAAGTTCGTCTCAGTCGTTCTTGGGTGTGGATCATTGATCCGCTCGATGGCACTAAAGATTTCATCAACCGCACCGGAGAATACGCGCTGCATATTGCTCTCGCTTATCAAGGTCGTCCCGTCGTTGCGATCGTGGCTTGTCCCGCAGTCGGTAAACTCTATTCTGCAACCTTAAACGGCGGAACTTGGGTCGAAACTCAAAACGGCGATCGACATCCAGTAAAAGCTTCAGACAAATCCAACTTTGAAGATCTCACCGTCGTTGCGAGTCGCAGTCATCGCGATGTGAGATTTAATCAACTGATGGAACAATTCCCTGTGAAACAACAGCGTCAAATCGGCAGTGTCGGCTGTAAGATTGCTGCGATCGTCGAACAACAAGCCGATCTCTATCTTTCTTTATCGGGAAAATCTGCTGCGAAAGATTGGGATTTTGCCGCTCCTGAACTGATTTTGACCGAAGCAGGCGGACAGTTCACTTATTTCGATCAATCTCCAGTGCAATACAATCGCCAGGATGTTAGCCAGTGGGGAGGAATTCTTGCC contains:
- a CDS encoding glycoside hydrolase 100 family protein, yielding MSIEERAWELLEKSVVYYQGREIGTIAACDTEIAALNYDQCFVRDFISSALLFLMRGRFEMVRNFLEETLRLQPKTTQFDSSKPSRGLMPASFKIIAYEGGEYLKADFGDHAIGRVAPADSGLWWIILLRAYVIATGDISFASQLEVQEGIRFILELCLVTRFDMYPMVLVPDGASMIDRRMGTYGHPLDIQALFYAALRASLELLVESDENQKMIQGIHSRLIPLRRQLREHYWLDPERLNVIYRYRVEEYGEEALNQFNIYSDSIPFYKLANWLPEAGGYMAGNLGPSQLDVRFFSIGNLMSIVSALATERQSHKILNLIELRWTDLVGQMPMKLCYPALEDVEWRIVTGADPKNRPWSYHNGGSWPVLLWMLTAAAKKMNRGELAHHAIAIAERRLLEDHFPEYYDGPDGRLIGKEARRYQTWTIAGYLLAKELLANPDHLKLINFDWEAK
- a CDS encoding type II toxin-antitoxin system HicB family antitoxin, with the translated sequence MLIQWSDEDECFLVGFPDFPGQHWQTHGETYQEAFTNGIEALESLVAAYEQTGEPLPEPRTVCTAA
- a CDS encoding thiol-disulfide oxidoreductase DCC family protein, with protein sequence MTNPTWKIKLLYDRECPLCMREVNFLKRRDNDRGLVAFVDIADANYSPEENGGIDYETAMGRIHAVLPDGSTIKNVEVFRRVYEVLGMGWVYAITKIPVFGWLADKLYEIWADWRLALTGRPDLASIVAEREKCSIEGRCRVEKR
- a CDS encoding DMT family transporter, giving the protein MTHSRIPKLAVFALIAIALLWGYSWTQMKIGVQYSSPFVFAALRNLGSGLILLSAILVRGQSPKPQQVPHTFLLGLLQTAGFSGFAAWALVSGGAGKTAILVYTMPFWTLLLAWYFLGERIKGLQWIAIGIAFSGLLLILDPFRLQGTLFSGILAVLAGLSWAGGAITAKKMDMANVNLLSLTAWQVLFGAVPLIAIALFVPAPPIQWNSAFISALAYNVLPGNAIPMFLWMYVLSQLPAGLSGLGMLMTPVMGVTFAALQLGEYPQPHELVGMGCVLGALVLTTIANRK
- the rsmI gene encoding 16S rRNA (cytidine(1402)-2'-O)-methyltransferase translates to MTATLYIVGTPLGNLEDMTFRAVRTLQTVDLIAAEDTRHTGKLLQHFQIKTPQISYHDHNRHTRTAELIARLQQGTSIALVTDAGMPGISDPGYELVKACAENGIPVVPIPGATAAMTALSASGLKSDRFVFEGFLPAKETERREHLETLITDDRTLIFYEAPHRVQKTLQDIATVLGSDRQIVLARELTKLHEEFWRGTVEAAIAHYTTHEPKGEFTLIVSGAEPTEIVLTEEVLKAELLALMQQGVSRSQASRQLSQQTALPRRHLYQLALQIEP
- a CDS encoding sugar kinase, with product MSKRGLFVGLVTLDLIYLADAPPIANQKIVAKETTIAAGGPATNAAIAFQHLGTSATLAGAIGSHPICHLIKSDLETCGVQIIDLDPTKTESPPVSSIVVTQSTGDRAVVSINAVKSQVMIDCENLLDDIDIVLIDGHQMQLGAAIAKQAREKNIPVVIDGGSWKPGFETVLPYVDYAICSANFKPPTDQTVFDYLQSFGIPNIAITQGKNAIELQTLEIDVPKVPVIDTLGAGDIFHGAFCHYILEHSFTDTLSKAANVASHSCQFFGTREWMKRHL
- a CDS encoding 3'(2'),5'-bisphosphate nucleotidase CysQ; the encoded protein is MNFEGICAIARRVGWGAANILVEQSRNFEVEKSGDSPVTSADIAANSYILEKLQSVFDPQTFGYLSEETYQSEPAEVRLSRSWVWIIDPLDGTKDFINRTGEYALHIALAYQGRPVVAIVACPAVGKLYSATLNGGTWVETQNGDRHPVKASDKSNFEDLTVVASRSHRDVRFNQLMEQFPVKQQRQIGSVGCKIAAIVEQQADLYLSLSGKSAAKDWDFAAPELILTEAGGQFTYFDQSPVQYNRQDVSQWGGILASNGKIHRQLCETATDLVAKIDQ